One window of Chamaesiphon minutus PCC 6605 genomic DNA carries:
- a CDS encoding glycosyltransferase: protein MPNSIEHSTDKRSARILVVSSRGFNLAAASCGCYEFEDLICDVDDADLFAPVNTHNLMRKIYRLTKYIGRSDRLAAKITPYPKEFVIDSEYDLLLVIVHTAWDMQLINLIQGWQEKCRYKACLLSEFHGTGLNDWRLLQEPFHNFDIIFSCMYLCNDKLSKAIDRPVIYLPGGADTLKFCPYPNPPGRLIDVIALGRRPPEVHRSLLEQAQKSNFFYYYDTVKKQALEIDNPREHRMMLASLMKRTRFSINYFAKFNEPVFTQNSQEIGFRYFEGAAAGTIMLGMPPANEMFPKYFDWEDVVIEVPADSQDIIAKIAELDAEPGKLAAMRRRNVANSLLKHDWVYRWQTILAAFNLTPRPATIDREQRLQELATEVERSAVEI, encoded by the coding sequence ATGCCTAACAGTATCGAGCATAGCACTGACAAGAGATCGGCGCGGATTCTAGTTGTATCAAGCCGAGGCTTTAACTTGGCTGCCGCTAGTTGTGGTTGTTATGAGTTTGAAGATCTAATCTGTGATGTTGATGATGCCGATTTATTTGCGCCTGTCAATACTCACAATCTGATGCGGAAGATATATAGGCTGACAAAATACATTGGGCGATCCGATCGATTGGCCGCGAAAATCACGCCTTACCCCAAAGAGTTTGTCATCGATAGTGAATATGACTTGTTATTGGTAATCGTACATACCGCTTGGGATATGCAATTAATCAATTTAATTCAAGGCTGGCAAGAAAAATGTCGTTATAAAGCTTGTTTGCTGAGTGAATTTCATGGTACAGGATTAAATGATTGGCGATTATTACAAGAACCATTTCATAACTTCGATATAATTTTTTCCTGTATGTATTTGTGCAATGATAAATTGAGTAAAGCGATCGATCGTCCAGTTATCTATCTCCCTGGAGGGGCCGATACTCTCAAGTTTTGCCCCTACCCCAACCCCCCAGGACGCCTCATTGATGTCATTGCTCTCGGTCGGAGACCGCCTGAAGTTCATCGATCGTTGCTCGAACAGGCTCAAAAGAGTAATTTTTTTTACTACTATGATACAGTCAAAAAACAAGCTTTAGAAATAGATAATCCTCGCGAACACCGGATGATGCTGGCTAGTCTCATGAAAAGAACTCGATTTAGTATCAATTATTTTGCTAAATTCAACGAACCAGTATTCACACAGAACTCACAAGAAATCGGATTTCGCTACTTTGAAGGGGCAGCAGCCGGAACGATTATGTTGGGAATGCCGCCAGCTAATGAGATGTTTCCAAAATATTTTGATTGGGAAGATGTCGTCATCGAAGTTCCTGCCGACAGTCAAGATATTATTGCCAAGATCGCCGAATTGGACGCAGAGCCAGGAAAATTAGCAGCAATGCGTCGTCGTAATGTTGCCAACTCTCTGCTCAAACATGATTGGGTTTATCGCTGGCAAACAATCTTGGCTGCTTTTAACTTAACACCACGTCCAGCAACAATCGATCGAGAACAGCGTCTTCAGGAGTTAGCAACAGAGGTAGAGCGATCCGCAGTTGAGATCTAG
- the rfbG gene encoding CDP-glucose 4,6-dehydratase yields the protein MDTTFWHGKRVLLTGHTGFKGSWLSLWLQSVGVDLWGYALQPPTSPSLFEVANVAGGMTSNIGDICDLQHLKQVIAECRPEIAIHMAAQSVVKSSYVDPVLTYNTNVMGTVNLFEAIRQVGGVRAVLNITSDKCYENREWVWGYRENDPLGGYDPYSSSKACAELVTTAYRNSFFNPSDYATHGVAIASARAGNVIGGGDWTPDGLVSDIVKSLLVDKPVVIRNPMATRPWQHVLDALNGYLTLAEHLYDKGPAFAEAWNFGPYESDVQPVGWLVDRLLAQWGANSTWEQDRAHQPHEANALSLDCAKARMKLGWKPQLSLDAALAQIIDWTKSYQAGDDMQQVTRASIYEFMNR from the coding sequence ATGGACACTACTTTCTGGCATGGAAAACGGGTATTGTTAACCGGGCACACTGGTTTTAAAGGTAGCTGGTTGTCGCTGTGGTTGCAGTCAGTTGGAGTTGATTTATGGGGATATGCCTTACAGCCGCCTACAAGTCCGAGCCTGTTTGAAGTCGCTAACGTCGCAGGTGGAATGACCTCTAACATCGGCGATATCTGCGATCTTCAGCATCTGAAGCAAGTGATAGCTGAGTGTCGCCCAGAAATTGCGATTCACATGGCAGCTCAATCGGTGGTGAAATCGTCCTATGTCGATCCAGTGTTGACTTACAACACCAATGTGATGGGCACGGTGAATTTATTTGAAGCAATTAGGCAAGTGGGTGGGGTACGCGCTGTACTGAATATCACCTCAGACAAATGCTATGAGAATCGAGAATGGGTCTGGGGATATCGCGAAAATGACCCGTTGGGCGGTTACGACCCCTACAGTAGCAGTAAAGCTTGTGCGGAGTTGGTGACAACAGCCTACCGCAATTCATTTTTTAATCCTAGCGATTATGCGACTCATGGTGTCGCGATCGCTTCTGCCCGTGCGGGAAACGTGATTGGGGGTGGTGATTGGACACCAGATGGATTAGTGTCGGATATTGTCAAATCCTTGCTCGTAGACAAGCCAGTGGTAATTCGGAACCCGATGGCAACTCGTCCCTGGCAGCATGTTTTAGATGCACTCAATGGCTATCTGACTTTAGCAGAGCATCTATACGACAAGGGGCCAGCATTTGCCGAAGCTTGGAATTTTGGCCCCTACGAATCAGACGTGCAGCCAGTCGGGTGGTTGGTCGATCGACTATTAGCCCAATGGGGCGCAAACTCAACTTGGGAGCAAGATCGAGCGCATCAACCCCACGAAGCTAATGCTCTGAGTTTGGATTGTGCCAAGGCGCGGATGAAATTGGGGTGGAAACCACAGTTATCACTGGACGCAGCTTTAGCACAAATTATTGATTGGACAAAATCTTACCAAGCAGGGGATGACATGCAACAAGTTACTAGAGCATCGATTTATGAATTTATGAATCGATGA